DNA from Chloroflexota bacterium:
AAGAAGCGGCTACCCTCGCCGTGAGGACGCAGCAAATCCTGGCTAATGAGACCGGCGTTGCCAGCGTGGCAGACCCGTTGGCCGGCTCCTACTATGTGGAAAGCCTGACACAGCAGCTAGAAGAAAAAATGCAGAAGATCATCGATACCATTGAGGAGAAAGGCGGTATGTCAGCAGCTATACACAGTGGCTACATAGACCGGGAGATGGAGGCAGCTTGGTTTAAATATCAGAAGGAAGTGGAGGCTAAGGAGCGCATTGTGGTCGGCGTCAATGAGTTCACCATTCCTGAGGAACAGGATGCTGACGTGGCGGTTTACCTCGGCAAGGTGGACTTCGACTTGGTGCAACACCATATCGAGAACCTGAAGGAGTTCAAGCGGACGCGCGACCAGGCTAAGGTGAAAAAAGCCCTGGAAGCTCTGCTCCATGCCACCGAGAACGATGAATCTGATATCTGTGATTATGAGAAGGAGTGCTGCAAGGCTGGCTGTACCACTGGTGAGGTGAACGGGGTCAAGCGAATGGGCATCGGCCTGCCATACGACCCATTGGGGATTTTGGAATATCCATTCGCCTGAGATGCGTAGAGCAGGCTGGACGGGCCAATGACATGAAAGAGGCCTCGTAACTCTGATCTGCGAGGCCTTTTTGTATCTACCGTCTGTCTGTTTTATTTACTACTATGTCCCCTGTACTATCTTCGGTATCTCTTGCGCTTCAATGAACTGACGCAGCCGCTCGCGTGAGCCCGTGCTGTAAGCGTTGGCCCAGGCGTTATATATCTCATCCAGCGGGACATTCTCGTAGAAGCCATGGTCTTGCAGATAGTCGATGTGCGGATTTCCGTCTAAATCGCGAGGTGGCAACATGGCATCGTGCTCGCCATCGAATTCCACGGGGAAGAGGCGGTGTTCCTGACACACCTTAACCTCGAAGGTGGGGGTAACTTTGACCCACTTCTCGTCAATGTATAGCTCATCAAAACCATGGTAGGGGAACAGATTTGTGCCGAGTGTCTCCTTTACATTATCGGGAGCGCGATAATTTCGAATGTCAACAAAGTGTACGCGGGCAGGTATGCCCACAGCGCGGGCTAGGGTAGCCAGCAGAACCGCCTTTTGTATGCACATCCCCCCACCAGCCTTCAGAATGCTGCTTGCCCGGTAAGATTCAAGGACATCGAGTGGCAGATAAGGGAAAAATTTGATCTCATCCCTGCCAAAATAGAAAAGGCTTTTGGCTTTGTCGGCAACTTTTTCCTGTCCTTTGGTGACGCTTTCGGCCTTTTCTTTTATCGCTTCGTTTTCGCAGTCAAATGTAGGCGTAGCTTTCAGCCACTTTTCCATTTCGTTCATTTTATATCTTTCCTTTTACCTCTCCTGCGCCTTTTCTAACTCCTTCAAGCGGTTCAGCCGCTCCCGGGCAGCCATCCCGTAGTGTTTCAACCAGGCAGCGAGTATTTCGTCTACAGGTACATCCACGCGATGTCCGTGGTCTGCGACGTATTCGATATGCAACTTCCCATCCATATTGTGCGACGGGAATATGGCATCATTTTTGCCATCGAATTCCACCGGTATGATTCTGTTCTCCTGGCACATTTTCAGGTCGAAAGCCGGTGTAGCCTTAACCCATTTCCCTCCGATGTGTAGCTCTGTCCAACCGTGATAGGTAAATAAGTTTGTCCCCATAACCTCGCGTACTTTTCCGGAAACGAGGTGGTTTCGAATATCGGCAAGGTGTAGACGGGCAGGTATGCCCACAGTACGGGCAAAGGCAGCCAGCACAGCCGCTTTTTCCACACAAAAACCCTCTCCTCTCTTCAGTGTCTTGCTTGCTTTGTAGTCTTCAAAAATCTCCACTGGCACCAGTGGGCTGTATTTAATATTATCTCTCACCCAGTAGAAAAGGCTTTTGGCTTTGTCCTCGACTGTTTCTTTACCTTTGGTCAAATCTGAAGCCTTCTTTTTTATGGTCTCGTTATCGCTGTCAATTGTGGGTGAAGGCCTGAGATATTTTTCCATTTCGCTCATGGCTGTGTCTCCAGCACCTTTTTCATGGTCAGCCCGATTTCCGCAGGGCTGGGGGCTATAGTAGCTCCAGCAGTGGCCAGGGCTGCTATCTTATCCTGGGCTCTGCCTGAACTGCCACTGATGATAGCCCCGGCATGCCCCATTCTCCTGCCGGGTGGAGCTGTAGCTCCAGCCACGAAGGCAACCACCGGCTTGGTCATCCTTTCCTTAATGAATTTGGCAGCCTCCTGCTCTGCGGTACCACCGATCTCACCTATAAGCACCACCGCCTTGGTATCCTTGTCTTTCTCGAACAGCTCAAGTATGTCGACGAAGGTACTGCCGGGGAGGGGGTCACCACCGATGCCGACGCAGGTGGATTGACCGATGCCCAGGCTGGTTAGCTGAGCAACCGTTTCATAGGTAAGCGTGCCGCTGCGAGAGACGACACCGACATTGCCCGGAAGATGAATCTCACCAGCCATTATGCCTACCTTACACTTGCCCGGTGAGATTAAGCCGGGGCAATTTGGGCCGACAAGCCTAGTTTGTTTTCCTTTGAGATAGTTGTGTACCACAACCATATCTGAAACCGGAATGCCTTCGGTGATGCACACGACCAGCGGAATACCAGCATCGGCAGCCTCCAGAATGGCATCAGCGGCAAAGGCAGCCGGCACAAAAATCATGCTGGCATTGGCTCCAGTTTTCTCTGTCGCTGCCTCTACAGTGTTGAAGACAGGTACACCTAATATTTCGCTGCCGCCCTTTCCCGGCGTCATACCGGCGACAACTTTGGTGCCATACTCGATACACCGCTGGGTATGAAAGCTGCCCTCGCCGCCGGTTATCCCTTGAACGAGCAATCGAGTCTTCACGTCAATCAGGATGCCCAACTCTTACCTCCTTTAGCCACTTCTACTGCCTTGCGGGCAGCATCATAGAAATCAATTGCCTCAATAAATTTAATCCCAGATTTAGCCAGGATGCGTTTCCCTTCATCGACATTTGTCCCGGCCAGCCTGACGACAAGAGGAAGCCGGACATCCATCTGCTTATGGGCTTCAACTATGCCCTGGGCAATGATATCAACCCTGGCCATACCGCCAAATATGTTGACTAGAATCGCCTTCACGTTGGGGTCTGTAATAAAAATCTTAAAAGCGTTGGCAACACGGTTAACGTCATTAACGGTGCCGATATCTAAAAAATTAGCTGGTCTGCCGCCGGCCTGATTGATAAGATCCATGACCGCCATGGCTAGACCAGCTCCGTTGACCATGCAGCCAATATTGCCATCCATTTTGATGTAATTCTTGACACCCAGTTCGTTAGCCTTGACTTCAAGCGGGTCTTCCTGTTCCAAATCGTGAAGTTGCTCCATGTCTTTGTGGCGGAAGAGAGCACTGTCATCAAAGTTCAGCTTGGCATCGAGGGCCAGGAGTTCGCCGTCAGTAGTAACGACCAGAGGATTGATTTCGGCTAAGGAGCAGTCCTTGGCTTGAAAGAGTTGGTACAGGTTTGTCATCAGGCTGGTGGCTGGTCTCACTTGGGCTGGGCTTAAGCTCATCCCGTAGGCCAGCTTGCGTCCTTGGAAGGCTTGAAATCCAGCCGACGGGTCGATATAAACTTTGATGATCTTCTGTGGGCTAACTCGAGCTACCTCCTCGATATCCATACCGCCGGCTTCACTTGCCATCATTACTGGCATCCTGCTGGCATTGTCAACGATTATGCTGAGATAAAGCTCCCGCTGGACGCTAACCGCTTTCTCTACGAGGACTTTGCTCACTGGTACCCCTTCTGGGGTTGTCTGATGTGTTACCAGCCTGGTGCCAAGCATCTGCCCTGCCAGCTTTGCTGTTTCCTCTGGGTTATCGGCCACCTTTATGCCTCCGGCTTTACCTCTGCCGCCGGCATAGACCTGGGCTTTAATTGCCGCTTTGCTTCCAAGCTCAGCAGCTATCTTTTTAGCTTCAGCCGATGTATTGGCTACTCCGCCTTTGGGGACTGGGATGCCGAATTCAGACAGCAGCGCCTTAGCCTGGTATTCGTGTATTTTCATCCAGCTCTCTCCTCTTATATGATTAAGTGATTAATATAGATAACAGCGATCTGGCGGAGGGGGTGGGATTCGAACCCACGTTCGCTTTCGCGAAAACGGTTTTCAAGACCGTCGCCATAGTCCACTCGGCCACCCCTCCAAAACCATCCTAGTATAGGAAATCGAATTGTGTTTAGCAACCATGATTTATTGTCATTCCTGAGAGAGCTGCTACTTTAGTTAAAGAGGCTGTCCTAAAATGGAGCCCTGACCCTTTAGGGTCGGGCGCCCAAGGCTAAAGCCTCGGGGGCTACATGTTTTGATTTAACCACCTGGTCTGTTTTGCTCGTTGCGCGATGAGGGGGTGACTAGAGGGACCTGAGTATCTTTTCTATTTCATCTGGGCTAGAGAAACGCCCCTTTTTGATTTCCTTGATGATGCCATTGGTATCGATAAAGAAAGTTGTGGGATAAGTATCCACCCTATAAAGTTTTCTAACCTGCCCTTCTGAATCGAACAGTGCGGGAAAAGCATATGCTTTTTGCGTGATATATTGCTTGACGCTGATAAGGTCCTGATTATCCCTAACAGCGATGGCAAGTATTACTAGTTCTTTACCCGACCAGTCGCCAGAAATTATCTGGAAGAAAGGCATTTCCTCCTTGCATGGGTCACACCAAGTTGCCCAGAAATTGACCATCACTATCTTGCCTTGCAAGGCGCTTAAAGTTATATCTTTTCCATTGAGGTCTTTCAGGGTGAAATTTGGAGCGCGGTTACCGACTTGATTACCAACCTGGACTGGGGCAAGAGTCTTGAATGTTAGGTTGGTTGTGGATGTGGCTTCATTCCCACTGGCATCTTTTGATATTCCTCTGAAGTTATAGGTTGTGTTGGGGTCCAGTTGAGTCAGAGTAACACTGTGGCTGGTGGTAAGCTTTGAATCTAATGGTGTGGTTAAGCCGTATGTTTCCGTTTTTCCATATTTGACCTGACTGGTGGCAGGTTCATTTGTTGCCCACGTGACAATGGCACTTGTTTCAGTGATTCTTGAGATATTGAATCCAGAAATCGTTGGCACGGTTTTATCGGCTATGGCTAAAGTTGTCAATTCTCCTTCCGATGTGGTTTCCTTTCCGTCGGCGTCTGTAGATATCACAGTGTAGCTATAGGTTGTATTGGGTTGAAGGCCACTCAGGGTTACGCCGTGGCTGGTGTCTAAATTTTCTTGAGGTTTTATTTCGGTGCTGACACCACTAGGATCGCGCAATATAACCCGACTAGTAGCAGGTTTGTCGGTTCGCCAGGTAATGGTAGCACCTGTTTCGGCTGTTGATGAAATCGGCGCACTTTGGATGTTAGGACGTGTGGTATCTGCGGTGTTAGCAGGTGGCGATGGCGTCCATGTCTGGGTGACAAAGTAGTAGATGCCGCTACCGATAAAAAAGCATATGAGTAGAATAAACATGGTAGTAACTACTTTCATTAGCCCCTGCCGCCCAGAGTCTGAAATACCCCGTCCTAGAGGCATAGGAGGCATTGTTTGATATGGATATGGCCTTGCAGGCATCGGTAGGCTAGCTGATGTCGGTGTTGCACTGGCGGCTACAGGTGCAAAACGTGGCAGTGGCAGTGGCAGCGGCATGCCACTACGTGGCATAGCACCGGACGAGCTGTAATTTGAGCGTTGTCTGAAGCCAGATAGGGGAGGAGTATTTGGGGGGTTACTATGTTGAGACCTCGTGCCATAAGCTATTGGCGGTTGCTGACCTATAGAACTTTGTGGTCTCGGTGCAAGTGGGCGGCGTGCCGGTGGTGCGGTATGTGCTGGTGGCTGCTGCATCACCCGATGCTTAATTCCATAAAGCAAGCCACAGCCTATACAACGTCCTGATTCAGGGTCCATGCTCCCCCCGCACTTTGGGCAATTGTGCTGATGTCTTGTGACGGTAACTCTAGGTGGTTGCTGGCGCATGGCAGTCTGTGCAGTTCGCTGTGGTGGTGCACTCGAGGCTCTGGGAACTGCAGTAGCTTTTGGCCTTGCTGCTACGGCGGGTGAAACTGGTTGATTGGTTGAACTATGTTGCTCTGAGGCGCAGAGGAAGCCACACGTTGGGCAATACCTTGACCTTTGAGGAAGAGGCGCGTGGCAACGCAGACACAGCATTGTGCCGCAGTTCTTGCAGAATTGCTGGCCTGGGGGCATTTGCGAGTGGCAAATAGAACAAAGGGTTATTCTGGGCTGCACGCTATCACCGTTCTCCGATCAGTTCGGTACCACTATTGTTTCTTTTTATATTCTCTTCAGTGCTGCAGAGCATTCTGAATACCTTTTCTATATTATACACCTAGCCAAAGCATAAAGTGGAGTGCCATTTATAGTCCTATAGGAGAACTATTCGAGATGACAAGGTTAGCGTTTTTAGCCATATTTGGCAAGAAATAATGGACTTACCATGATGTTTTTGCATACCTAAGGCTGAATTACAAATAGTATTTATCATAGTGAAGGAGTTGAGGGGCAGAATGTTAGTCGAGACTGCGCAGTATTCCTGTTATCTCTTCTGTGTTTTCGAACCGTCCAGTCTTGATTTTCCTGATAATTCCGTCCGAGTCAATGAACACGGTCTTCGGTGTATAATCAACGTGATAGCTACTGTTGGCCGGGTTTACTTCCGTGTCAAGTAAGATGGGAAATGTGAACTCCCCTATCTTATCAATATATTTGTCTTCAAGTTTTGCAATGCGGTCGGCTCTTCCATCAATACATACAGTAATTATAACAAACTCCGGGCTCAAATTCTCATTTGCCCATTTCTCGTCTTCGTAGACCTCCCGGATAAGAGGAAATTCTGCGAGACAAGCTCCACAAAAGGTATTCCAGAAGTTAAGCAATATCTTTTTGCCCCTGAACTGGCTTAATTTTACCGTCTCGCCATTGTTAGGCGATTTTGAGTCATCATCTTGGTACTCCTGCAATTCAAAGTCAGAAGCTCGTCTCCCCACCCTGTCACCGGCTGGTATTTCAGAGAGAGTTTGCAGCATGTCGGCGCCGGAGGCTACGTTTCCGCATTTATCTGCTGACTTCACCATGAAGTAATAAGTTGTAGACGGCTCTAGGCCAATTAGATGAACCTTGTGGCTGATAGCTGGTTCTCCTGTAGATTCTGCAGTTTGGCCATAATCTCTTGTTTTCCCATACTCAACCTGACTTGTGGCAGTCTCCTCAGTTTCCCAGGCTATGGTGGCACTTACATCGGAGTAACTAACAACCTTGACTTCTAATATGGTTGGTGGTGTTGTATCTTTAAGCCGGAAATGTGCGGTGACGCTTTTATTCGAGTCCATGATAATGACGGCAGTCTCCGACGAGCCTGAAGCACCGTCCCAATAGCTGAATGTGTAGCAGTCGTCAGGGATAGCCATCAGTGTAATTTTGCTACCAGGCTCAAATGTGCCACTGCTAGATAAGGGAGATACTATCTTAATCTCACCGCCTGCTTCGGGAATCACATTTGTGCCCAGGGTATAGGTTTTAGATGAAGTTAGAGATAGATGGAGTGATTGAGTGCCAGGTTCAGCACTTTGGCTAAAGAATCGTGTGATGTGGATACCTCCCAAGACGAGACCACTAAGTACAATGCCAACTAGCAGACTTGCTAGAACTGGTCTTACAAAATGCCCCAGTTGGGGAAATTTCCACTCTCTTCGCTTGGCCTTTGCTATTTCTTTTAGAAGCGGACTTCGTGTTGGCGAAATGCCCTCCATCTTGGGTTGAAAGGATGGTGCTGCTGGTACAACAGGCCTCGCTGCTGTTGTTACGGCGCCTGTGGGCGCAGCACTTGTTGATCGATATTTAGCCCCAAGAAAGCCACAGCTTGGACAATCTTTATGAACAGCGTCGACGCTAGTACCACAATTAGGGCAGGTGTACTGGAGCTTGCCTTGAGGAGATTTATCTACCTTCTTAGCTGCAGAAGTTTGTTGCCGAGCTTTCTGTGCCTGTTGCCACAGCTGGTAATTAGGGTCCTCCCAACCACAGTAAGGGCAGATTTTGCCGTCAAAAATGTGAGCTTTAGGGCATAATCTTGCATTACAATTTGGGCATGAAAGCTCACCGAGGTTATCCTTCTTTACTCGAACGCGGCATTTAGGACACAGTATTATTCCCTGCACGTTGTCCTCGTTGCGCGTTTATTCATTGTCTACACTGATTACTTGATTTAGTGTTTTTGAGCGCTGCAAATAATACGCCTTCTTTAAATTATACACATAGAGAAGCTAAAATGAAATTATCTAAGGCTAGGAAGTCTGTCTGCTAAGCTGGTATCGAGAGTGGAAAGTTGTTTGGGGATTGTTATTCTGGTCTCGATTCGCTGATGACGCTGGCCCGCATAGGTCCAACATACCCACAACTGCGGTGATTTGGACAGCGTCCGTATGATTTGCTGGCCCTAGCATTGCAGCGGGGGCATATATATCGCGGCATTGTGCCTGAGGTTTTCGATTGCTTCTGCTTTGTAGTATCTTGCTGTACTGTTGGCGGGTCAACTACTACTGGTTTACCTGCAGCATTTGTCCCTTGAAGATAAATATCTTTGTGTTCCATAGGACCGATAAATCCACACTTCGGACATTTT
Protein-coding regions in this window:
- a CDS encoding redoxin domain-containing protein gives rise to the protein MQGIILCPKCRVRVKKDNLGELSCPNCNARLCPKAHIFDGKICPYCGWEDPNYQLWQQAQKARQQTSAAKKVDKSPQGKLQYTCPNCGTSVDAVHKDCPSCGFLGAKYRSTSAAPTGAVTTAARPVVPAAPSFQPKMEGISPTRSPLLKEIAKAKRREWKFPQLGHFVRPVLASLLVGIVLSGLVLGGIHITRFFSQSAEPGTQSLHLSLTSSKTYTLGTNVIPEAGGEIKIVSPLSSSGTFEPGSKITLMAIPDDCYTFSYWDGASGSSETAVIIMDSNKSVTAHFRLKDTTPPTILEVKVVSYSDVSATIAWETEETATSQVEYGKTRDYGQTAESTGEPAISHKVHLIGLEPSTTYYFMVKSADKCGNVASGADMLQTLSEIPAGDRVGRRASDFELQEYQDDDSKSPNNGETVKLSQFRGKKILLNFWNTFCGACLAEFPLIREVYEDEKWANENLSPEFVIITVCIDGRADRIAKLEDKYIDKIGEFTFPILLDTEVNPANSSYHVDYTPKTVFIDSDGIIRKIKTGRFENTEEITGILRSLD
- the sucC gene encoding ADP-forming succinate--CoA ligase subunit beta; the encoded protein is MKIHEYQAKALLSEFGIPVPKGGVANTSAEAKKIAAELGSKAAIKAQVYAGGRGKAGGIKVADNPEETAKLAGQMLGTRLVTHQTTPEGVPVSKVLVEKAVSVQRELYLSIIVDNASRMPVMMASEAGGMDIEEVARVSPQKIIKVYIDPSAGFQAFQGRKLAYGMSLSPAQVRPATSLMTNLYQLFQAKDCSLAEINPLVVTTDGELLALDAKLNFDDSALFRHKDMEQLHDLEQEDPLEVKANELGVKNYIKMDGNIGCMVNGAGLAMAVMDLINQAGGRPANFLDIGTVNDVNRVANAFKIFITDPNVKAILVNIFGGMARVDIIAQGIVEAHKQMDVRLPLVVRLAGTNVDEGKRILAKSGIKFIEAIDFYDAARKAVEVAKGGKSWAS
- the sucD gene encoding succinate--CoA ligase subunit alpha, which gives rise to MGILIDVKTRLLVQGITGGEGSFHTQRCIEYGTKVVAGMTPGKGGSEILGVPVFNTVEAATEKTGANASMIFVPAAFAADAILEAADAGIPLVVCITEGIPVSDMVVVHNYLKGKQTRLVGPNCPGLISPGKCKVGIMAGEIHLPGNVGVVSRSGTLTYETVAQLTSLGIGQSTCVGIGGDPLPGSTFVDILELFEKDKDTKAVVLIGEIGGTAEQEAAKFIKERMTKPVVAFVAGATAPPGRRMGHAGAIISGSSGRAQDKIAALATAGATIAPSPAEIGLTMKKVLETQP
- a CDS encoding transglutaminase domain-containing protein produces the protein MSEMEKYLRPSPTIDSDNETIKKKASDLTKGKETVEDKAKSLFYWVRDNIKYSPLVPVEIFEDYKASKTLKRGEGFCVEKAAVLAAFARTVGIPARLHLADIRNHLVSGKVREVMGTNLFTYHGWTELHIGGKWVKATPAFDLKMCQENRIIPVEFDGKNDAIFPSHNMDGKLHIEYVADHGHRVDVPVDEILAAWLKHYGMAARERLNRLKELEKAQER
- a CDS encoding redoxin domain-containing protein; this encodes MQPRITLCSICHSQMPPGQQFCKNCGTMLCLRCHAPLPQRSRYCPTCGFLCASEQHSSTNQPVSPAVAARPKATAVPRASSAPPQRTAQTAMRQQPPRVTVTRHQHNCPKCGGSMDPESGRCIGCGLLYGIKHRVMQQPPAHTAPPARRPLAPRPQSSIGQQPPIAYGTRSQHSNPPNTPPLSGFRQRSNYSSSGAMPRSGMPLPLPLPRFAPVAASATPTSASLPMPARPYPYQTMPPMPLGRGISDSGRQGLMKVVTTMFILLICFFIGSGIYYFVTQTWTPSPPANTADTTRPNIQSAPISSTAETGATITWRTDKPATSRVILRDPSGVSTEIKPQENLDTSHGVTLSGLQPNTTYSYTVISTDADGKETTSEGELTTLAIADKTVPTISGFNISRITETSAIVTWATNEPATSQVKYGKTETYGLTTPLDSKLTTSHSVTLTQLDPNTTYNFRGISKDASGNEATSTTNLTFKTLAPVQVGNQVGNRAPNFTLKDLNGKDITLSALQGKIVMVNFWATWCDPCKEEMPFFQIISGDWSGKELVILAIAVRDNQDLISVKQYITQKAYAFPALFDSEGQVRKLYRVDTYPTTFFIDTNGIIKEIKKGRFSSPDEIEKILRSL
- a CDS encoding transglutaminase domain-containing protein; amino-acid sequence: MNEMEKWLKATPTFDCENEAIKEKAESVTKGQEKVADKAKSLFYFGRDEIKFFPYLPLDVLESYRASSILKAGGGMCIQKAVLLATLARAVGIPARVHFVDIRNYRAPDNVKETLGTNLFPYHGFDELYIDEKWVKVTPTFEVKVCQEHRLFPVEFDGEHDAMLPPRDLDGNPHIDYLQDHGFYENVPLDEIYNAWANAYSTGSRERLRQFIEAQEIPKIVQGT